A single region of the Halorussus sp. MSC15.2 genome encodes:
- a CDS encoding VWA domain-containing protein, with product MIELRGSKKASTVPFPAIVGQERLKRALLAVATDDGLGGLLVCGEKGTAKSTAVRALVDLLPDQRAVADCPYGCPPDDPGAQCADCRTRTDPPVETRGVPLVTLPLGATRERVVGTLSVADALDGEAEFDPGLLARANRGILYVDEVNLLDDHLVDVLLDAAASGVNRVERDGVSVSHPANFTLVGTMNPEEGDLRPQLKDRFALQTTVTGCEDIEDRVTILDRALGETGDLREGFADETADLADRLADARETLGGVTLPEQFKADIAELCRDAGVEGHRADISVARAARTVAALDGRAKVVESDVREAAELALPHRLRSRPFEDAPDPDDVLDDHFDDEADAAEDEGDEPQGDSDAEDSATEGGPNDDSGNADDSGPHAEADSEDSDSPESQSGNSDAEDSTSDDDDSHRGDRPGAESPADVKTGDGDEPDAADEDRENSESGGDSEGGFDESEEGVPLVPGQARRGVGEAERPDIDSVEADATSTATRNGDGSRAAATPSSEGRGAQVRTERAEAGDAVDAAASVRAAASRGADAVAERDLRTSVRTREQSALVVFAVDASVSMRSAMRTAKGVVLELLRDAYERRDEVAFVAFAGEDAEVLLPPTDSTDLAARHLKDLPVGDRTPLPAGLRTAGEVVERADAAASVVVVVTDGRANVASGSPTEATRRAARGLAERDAHVVVVDAGDSDRGLVGEIATAADGERIPLESLSPERVLAATDR from the coding sequence ATGATTGAATTACGCGGCTCCAAAAAGGCTTCGACCGTCCCCTTTCCGGCGATAGTCGGACAGGAACGCCTGAAGCGGGCGTTGCTCGCGGTCGCAACGGACGACGGTCTCGGCGGGTTACTGGTCTGCGGCGAGAAGGGGACGGCCAAATCGACCGCAGTACGGGCGCTGGTGGACCTCCTCCCCGACCAGCGGGCGGTCGCTGACTGCCCGTACGGGTGTCCGCCGGACGACCCCGGAGCGCAGTGCGCGGACTGCCGGACACGGACCGACCCGCCGGTCGAGACCCGGGGCGTTCCGCTCGTGACCCTCCCGCTGGGCGCGACCCGCGAGCGCGTGGTCGGCACGCTCTCGGTGGCCGACGCGCTCGATGGCGAGGCGGAGTTCGACCCCGGACTGCTCGCCCGGGCGAACCGCGGCATCCTCTACGTGGACGAGGTGAACCTGCTGGACGACCACCTCGTGGACGTGCTCCTCGACGCGGCGGCGTCCGGGGTCAACCGCGTCGAGCGCGACGGCGTCAGCGTCTCCCACCCCGCGAACTTCACGCTGGTCGGGACGATGAACCCAGAGGAGGGCGACCTGCGACCGCAACTGAAGGACCGCTTCGCCCTGCAGACCACCGTCACCGGGTGCGAGGACATCGAGGACCGCGTGACGATTCTCGACCGGGCGCTGGGCGAGACGGGCGACCTCCGCGAGGGGTTCGCCGACGAGACGGCCGACCTCGCCGACCGCCTCGCGGACGCCCGCGAGACCCTCGGGGGCGTGACCCTCCCCGAACAGTTCAAGGCCGACATCGCCGAACTCTGCCGAGACGCGGGCGTCGAGGGCCACCGCGCGGACATCTCGGTCGCCCGCGCGGCCCGGACCGTCGCGGCGCTCGACGGGCGGGCGAAGGTCGTCGAGTCCGACGTCCGGGAGGCCGCCGAACTCGCGCTCCCCCACCGCCTCCGGAGTCGCCCGTTCGAGGACGCGCCCGACCCCGACGACGTTCTCGACGACCACTTCGACGACGAGGCGGACGCCGCGGAGGACGAAGGAGACGAGCCACAGGGAGACTCGGACGCCGAGGACTCCGCCACCGAGGGCGGGCCGAACGACGACTCCGGCAACGCCGACGATTCCGGTCCTCACGCCGAGGCGGACTCCGAGGATTCCGACAGCCCCGAATCCCAATCGGGGAACTCGGACGCCGAGGACTCGACGAGCGACGATGACGACTCCCACCGCGGCGACCGACCCGGCGCGGAGTCGCCCGCCGACGTGAAGACCGGAGACGGCGACGAGCCTGACGCCGCAGACGAGGACCGCGAGAACTCGGAGTCGGGGGGCGACTCTGAGGGTGGCTTCGACGAGTCCGAGGAGGGAGTACCGCTGGTGCCCGGACAGGCCCGTCGCGGCGTCGGCGAGGCCGAACGCCCGGACATCGACAGTGTGGAGGCCGACGCAACTTCGACCGCGACCCGCAACGGGGACGGTTCGCGGGCGGCCGCGACGCCGAGTTCCGAAGGCCGGGGTGCGCAGGTCAGAACCGAGCGCGCCGAGGCGGGCGACGCCGTGGACGCCGCCGCGTCGGTCCGCGCCGCGGCGAGTCGCGGCGCGGACGCGGTGGCCGAGCGCGACCTCCGCACGTCCGTCCGGACGCGCGAGCAGTCGGCGCTGGTCGTCTTCGCGGTGGACGCCAGCGTCTCGATGCGGTCGGCGATGCGGACCGCGAAGGGAGTCGTGCTGGAACTGCTGCGGGACGCCTACGAGCGCCGCGACGAGGTCGCCTTCGTCGCGTTCGCGGGCGAGGACGCCGAGGTGTTGCTCCCGCCGACCGACAGCACCGACCTCGCCGCCCGCCACCTCAAGGACCTGCCGGTCGGCGACCGGACGCCGCTCCCCGCGGGACTCCGGACCGCGGGCGAGGTGGTCGAGCGGGCCGACGCGGCGGCGAGCGTCGTCGTGGTCGTCACCGACGGCCGGGCCAACGTGGCGTCGGGGAGTCCGACCGAGGCGACCCGACGGGCCGCCCGCGGACTCGCCGAACGGGACGCCCACGTCGTGGTGGTGGACGCGGGCGATAGCGACCGCGGACTGGTCGGCGAGATAGCTACGGCCGCGGACGGCGAGCGAATCCCCTTGGAGTCGCTGTCGCCCGAGCGAGTTCTCGCCGCCACCGACCGATAG